The nucleotide sequence AGTACCCGGAATCGAAACCGGTGATGGCCAGCGGCGGAAGGATCCAGGTCTCGCTGCTGAAAGATATCAGCATTCCGGAATTCATATCCACCATAGAGAACATCGAGATAACGCCGGCGTACCGGGCACGGGTCGTGGTGAACGAGCGCGACGGCACCATCGTCACCGGCGGCGAGGTCAAGGTGTCGGCGGCCATGGTGAGCCGGGAAGGGCTCACGGTGGAGATAAAGGAGACCGGCAAGAAGGTATCGGCATCGGAATTGAAAGATACGGCGACGGTGAAAGAGCTTGTCGATTCACTGAACGCCACCGGCGCCACCACGTCCGATATCATATCCATTTTGAAAGCGCTGGAGGCTTCGGGAGCTCTCCATGCGGAACTGATTGTGAGGTAATGTATGCTGGCACAGGGAACAACGCCGCTTGCGGCTCCGCGGACCAATGACGAGGATTTCATAAAAAAACTGGTGCGGGTCCCCGCGAAAGCCGAGACGCCGGCCGGTGAAAGCGCCGGCGCATCCTTCAGCAAAGCCCTGTCAAGGGCGGTCAGGGACGGTGAAAGCGGCCATGCGCCCCTGTCCGACAAGTCCAGGAAGGCCGGCCAGGAAAAGCGCCTCTGGGACGCCTGTATAGAGATGGAATCGCTCCTCGTGGGAAAGATGCTCAAGGAGATGCGGAAGACCGTGCAGAAGAGCGGCTGGATCAACGGCGGTTCCGCTGAGGAGATCTTCGAGGACATGCTCTACGACGAGTACGCCCTGAACCTCTCGCGCAATTCCAACCTCGGCATGGCGAAGATGCTCTATAACGAGTTGAATCGGAAAATATAACGCCGCGGGAAAACCGGACGAGCCAATGCGGCGCGACGTTACATGCAGGCATGAGGGGCGATTCAATCGCCCCTTTTTGTTTTACCTGCAGGGATGGCCGTATTTTTTTATCGTCCGGGGGCAGTACCGCTCAAGCTCGGCCCCTTCCACCCGGTGCTGATACGCTTTTTTTGAGCTCCCTTCAACATGGTATTTTTCGATGACCAGGTTCTTGTCGCTATCGCACTGAACTTTATCCATTGCAATAAGGGTTCCCGCCGATTCCCTGGCCGCGTCCAGGGGCATCACCCTGCCGTTCATGGTGGCGGCCCTGTATTTTTCGGGGTCGGAGTACTCGCAGGAGGTGATCTCCTCCAGATCGTGCTCTGTCTGGCAGATGTAGAGCTTTAGGACCTGTTCCAGGGACAGGGCAGGCGCTGTCATGACCAGGAGCAGGCCCAGGTGGCAGAGTAACAGGATGATGATCAGCTTATGCATAGGCTCAGCAGTTTGTGCGATTGGATCTATCTTATTTCGTCACCAGCACATCAACATAAAGAGCAAGAGCGCCGTTTTTTGCAGTGATGACATAGTTGTCATAGAGGCTATTGTCATTCCGGATAACTATCGATGCCAGGGTTGGCCCGTAGGCGGGGTCTTCACCGTCTTTCAGGTAGAGGGCCCTGCAGCGGCTGATTGCTATGGCCCCAGATTTCTTTTTAATAAGGGAGATTATCTGTTTGCCCTTTATCCCTCCGCCCCCGAAGGGTGACTTTGACGCGGTAACGATTCCGCTGTGAGGAAACCCTTCTTTTATATCCAGGGGGTTCATATCAACCGGTATATAGCGCCATAATACCCGGATCTTTGCTTTGACGGGGATGTCAACTTCTGAATAAACACTAAAAGGATAAATGATGGAAGACGCAAATATGATAATAATCAATAAACGCGAGTGTTTCATGCATTTCCTCTTTGCCCTTGTGGATCATATAAAATTAGTCGTTTGTTATGGAGTGTCAAGGTTATTTTGTCTGATCGCAGCGCTCCTAAACCATGGAGCTCAGCTCCGGAGTTTAGGTGCGCAAAACATTATGCGATAAAATACCCCATAGCTTGCTGCGGGGTATTCTATTTTGCTCTGACCCCCCAGTCAGCTTGCTTTGACACCGGTAT is from Spirochaetota bacterium and encodes:
- a CDS encoding rod-binding protein, which gives rise to MLAQGTTPLAAPRTNDEDFIKKLVRVPAKAETPAGESAGASFSKALSRAVRDGESGHAPLSDKSRKAGQEKRLWDACIEMESLLVGKMLKEMRKTVQKSGWINGGSAEEIFEDMLYDEYALNLSRNSNLGMAKMLYNELNRKI